One genomic region from Carnobacterium alterfunditum DSM 5972 encodes:
- a CDS encoding DeoR/GlpR family DNA-binding transcription regulator, translated as MTPYERQEKILQLLNRNNFMRTSVLSKHILVSTATIRRDLKHMEQKGTIKKVSGGAYIVGNNSDLAYEYTNRISLEKKKVIANLAVNLLKNGSIVFIDASTTVNILLDRIDNFSNLTFLTNSIFSAKKIAVMESKEVYLIGGKVDKLYMHTHSPYSSETTDMYHSDITFISGRGLSSKGVSETNLNEAAIKRMFRDNTDCLVLLIDSTKMNKNYFHISMDFESIDVIISDKKLPDNLEIIALENNIRVIYE; from the coding sequence ATGACACCTTACGAAAGACAAGAAAAAATATTACAATTGTTAAATCGAAATAATTTCATGAGAACAAGTGTACTAAGTAAGCATATATTAGTCAGTACTGCAACGATTAGAAGAGATTTGAAGCATATGGAACAGAAAGGTACCATAAAAAAAGTATCTGGGGGAGCTTATATAGTAGGTAATAATTCAGACTTAGCTTACGAGTATACTAATAGAATCAGTTTAGAAAAAAAAAAAGTTATTGCTAATCTCGCAGTCAATTTATTAAAAAATGGAAGTATCGTTTTTATAGATGCAAGTACAACTGTTAATATATTGTTAGATAGAATTGATAATTTTTCTAATTTAACATTTTTGACAAACTCAATTTTTTCAGCTAAGAAAATTGCTGTTATGGAAAGTAAAGAAGTATATTTAATTGGTGGAAAAGTAGATAAGCTTTATATGCATACACATAGTCCATACTCTTCGGAAACAACAGACATGTATCATAGTGATATTACGTTTATTTCAGGAAGAGGATTAAGCAGTAAAGGGGTGTCTGAGACAAACTTAAACGAAGCTGCTATAAAAAGAATGTTTAGAGATAACACAGATTGTTTGGTTCTATTAATTGATAGTACAAAAATGAATAAAAACTATTTTCATATAAGTATGGATTTTGAAAGTATAGATGTGATTATATCTGATAAAAAGTTACCAGATAATTTAGAAATAATCGCTTTAGAGAATAATATTCGAGTTATTTATGAATAA